One Candidatus Ornithobacterium hominis genomic region harbors:
- a CDS encoding helix-turn-helix domain-containing protein: protein MKPKKILESILEVYNINATELAEKIEVQRSGLSHIMTGRNNLSLDFIVKIKNTFPELRWDFLIHGKLPMFERDERKKENHSLKMNENNDLFQEKQGIGNSSPSLFDEIGEEVLQEIQPEKGEISKGLKKIEQIVIFYTDGSFTAYQDNSLQ, encoded by the coding sequence ATGAAGCCTAAGAAAATTTTAGAAAGTATTTTAGAAGTTTACAATATTAACGCAACAGAATTAGCTGAAAAAATAGAAGTTCAGCGTTCTGGTTTATCTCACATTATGACAGGGAGAAATAATTTAAGTCTTGATTTTATTGTGAAGATAAAAAACACTTTTCCCGAGCTGCGTTGGGATTTTTTGATTCACGGGAAGTTACCGATGTTTGAACGTGATGAGAGGAAAAAAGAAAATCATTCTTTAAAAATGAATGAGAATAATGATTTGTTTCAAGAAAAACAGGGAATCGGAAACTCATCTCCTAGCCTTTTTGATGAAATTGGAGAGGAAGTATTGCAGGAAATTCAACCTGAAAAAGGAGAAATTTCTAAAGGCTTAAAAAAAATTGAACAAATTGTTATTTTCTACACCGACGGCAGTTTCACCGCCTATCAAGATAATTCTTTACAATAG